A stretch of the Sphingobacterium thalpophilum genome encodes the following:
- a CDS encoding helix-turn-helix domain-containing protein, whose translation MNIDRMEFLAWMERLMGRLDMLGDNIDELQRKRNSIDGEELLDNQDLLQMLKISNRSLQRYRSIGKLPYYTISGKLYYKLSDVHQFIRESFNPPATKLNAIK comes from the coding sequence ATGAATATTGACAGAATGGAATTTTTGGCGTGGATGGAACGCCTGATGGGTCGCCTGGATATGTTGGGCGATAATATAGATGAGCTGCAAAGGAAACGCAACAGTATAGACGGTGAGGAACTGCTGGACAATCAGGATTTGCTTCAGATGCTCAAAATTAGTAACCGCTCGCTGCAACGTTACCGATCCATCGGCAAGCTGCCGTATTATACCATAAGCGGAAAACTGTATTATAAACTATCTGACGTACATCAATTTATACGGGAAAGTTTTAATCCGCCGGCAACTAAGTTGAACGCCATTAAGTGA